Part of the Limihaloglobus sulfuriphilus genome is shown below.
CGGCGCGTTGGGGTTGCAGACGATCACCATTCCGGCGTTTTGCGAGGCGAGCTGCTCTGTCTGCAGACCGCCCTTGTCTGTGAACGGCACCTCAATTACCCTGCAATCCTGTATCTGCGCCAGCACACGGTAAAGCGTGTATGTCGGCGAGGCATAGACCAGCGGCCGCCCGCCGTCACAGAAGCTCCGCAGGCATATCGTCAGCAGATCATCACCGCCGTTGGTGCAGATTATGTTTTCCGGCTTGACATCAAGTACCGCCGCGGCGGATTTACGGAATTCATCGCCCAGCGGCCTGGGGTATCTTCGCAGTTTTTCCGGATCTATTGCCGCCAGCGCCTCGAGCACCTTCGGCGATGGAGGATAGGGGTTCTCATTGGTATTGAGCTTAACGACATCCGGATTTTCCGGCTGAAAACCGGGCACATATCCGGCGGCCGCCTCGATATTGCTGCGGAAATACGCCATCAGTAGCCCTTCCCGAAATAGTCGATGAGCCGGGCTATCTCGCCGCGGAGCTCACGCCGGTCAACGATCATATCCACAAAACCGTGCTCCAGCAGGAACTCACTTGTCTGGAAACCCTCCGGCAGGTCAACATTTATCGTCTGTTTGATTACACGCGGGCCGGCAAAGCCGATAAGCGCTTTTGGCTCGGCGATTATCACATCGCCCAGCATCGCGAAACTGGCGCTCACGCCGCCGGTTGTCGGGTCTGAGAGCACGCTTATAAACAGCCCCTTAGCCTCATCGAGCCTGGCAAGTGCGGCGGAGGTTTTCGCCATCTGCTGAACGGAGATTACGCCCTCGTGCATTCTCGCACCGCCGGAACATGAAACGCAAATAAAGGGCAGGTTCTTTTCCATCGCGGCATCAACCGCACGGCAGAATTTCTCGCCGACAACCTCACCCATTGAGCCCATAAGGTAGCTGGGGTCCATAACTGCCAGTATGACGCGGCGGCCGCGGATAAACGCCCGTCCGGTCCTGATTGCCTCGATAGAGCCTGTTTTTTCGCGGTCCTGGGCGGCACGTTCGGCGTAGGTGGTGCCGCGGAAGTGGAAATTCAGTGGGTCTGAAGTGGTCAGCATCGCGTCAAATTCCTCGAAACTACCCTCATCGGCAAGCTGGCTGATACGGGTTTTCGCGTCGATACGGAAATGATACGCGCAGTGGAGGCATACCTCTCTATTTTCCTTAACCTTCTTGCGGAAAAGGGTTTCCTTGCATTGCGGGCATTGAATCCATACGCCCTGAGGCATTTCTTTACGCGGCTGCAGCGAAAAGCCGCTCCATGTCATTTTTGCCTTTTTAGCCATATATGTTTATCCCAGTGTTTACTGTTTTTCGTCTTTTTATATACAATAAGCACAAAATTATACGCATTTTCACTCAAATTTCGAGACAAAACCGGCTCATGCGAAAATTTTGTACGCGGCATTATCTCTGAAGTGCGGCGGCAAGCGTCAGCGCTGCACGGATTTCTAATGCTGTTGCGGCGAAACATAGTATTTGAAGGACAAAAGCTGACGCTCCGCGATTAGCTCTCTGTCAAACATTCACCGACAATAACTAGTATAATTCTATTGACAATAAGGGGTTTACGTGTAATAATCCTGGCAATGTATTATTATGCTAAAAAGAATCTGTTATCTGAATTTCCACTTCTGGCTGGCTTGCAGTTTTTAGAGAATTCGTGAATTCTCTCTACGGTTTGGGCAAAGCAAAGTCTGGTCCCGCAGCACCAACGGTGCGAAATATCATAGCATAGGGCACCGCCCTATGTGTATATGCGTTAATGTCCCTTGCCTGACCCGCACCGCCGCCGCCAGTGCGGGTCAGGCAAGGGATGTACGGCGATTCAGCTCCCCAGGGCGTTGCCCTGGGCTATGATATTCAAGCCCTTCAGGCTTGAGAAAGTCTTGTTATTAGATAATATACATGATGTACTTAAGAAAAAGATCTTTCACCCCTTTCATCCCCCCTTTACTTTACTCAGGACCAGGTGACTTTGATATAGACAGTTCCGGTTTCATCGTCAATGATAACATTGCCCCAATTATGAGAATCCTTTGCAGGGATTTCATATCGGCGGCCTTTCTTTCTGATCATCGGTCTATACCACTGCGGCAAATGACCACCTATATGGCAAATGACCACCTATATGGTAATATGAATGTTTACAATGTTCCAAAAACTCCTGGTCGGTCTCAAAATCATCTTTTTCGGGATAAGGCATATATTGTTTTTCAGGAGAAAACAGTTCCGGCTCAATGCCTTTTAAGCTTGGAGAATCTGCTATAAATTTTTCTATATCTTCCGGGTCGGCTTTGAACATCATGTAGTCATCCCCGGTAAACATACTGCTCCAGCCTTCAGCTTTTACGCCAAAAGCTGATTCAGGAAGTTGAGCCAGTCTTCCGTCTTCGATTATAGATTGCGGGTCTCTATCTTTTAAACCAGATGGAAACGCTACCAAGAACATGAACACAATAAATAAGATAAATCTGAGAAAACTTATTGAGGATGTCACAATTCCGGCTATTGCAAAACCGCGGCCGGCGAATATCCCTGCACTCTTTTTTATTTTTCTCAGTGCAATGATTCCGGCAATCAGCCCAGATATGGCCAACAGAAAGTCTAAAAAAGGAATAAAAAGAACAAAAAACACTAAGGATAACACCCCAAGTATCATTGAAATAATAGAAAGTTTCAGGGTATTCTTTTGTGGTTTAGGCTCGAGTTCAATGCTTTCCATATTTTTCCTTTGTAAATATATATAAAAGATTTACATCTCTTCTTATTATAGAAAGTAATATATGCAAAACTGTAAACAAAGTAAAGCCTAAAACCACAGAAAACAACCCCTGCGGCTGTAAAGAATATCGCCGATTGATATTTGAGGCATATTCCCCAAGTCTGTAAGGCTTGAATAACATAGCCCCGGCGACGCCCTGGAAATCCGTTTCGTTTAAATTCGGCGGAATTTCCAAAGCGAAATCAATGTTTTGAATCCATCCCTTATGACCGAGACGCTTGAGCGGGGATCGTTGTGCCAGGTAACGGGTTTTTCCTGAATCTTAAGCCCCAGATGTGCCGCTCTTACGAGTATTTCGATATCAAACTCGAATCCTTTTGATATCAGAGGCTCAAAAAGCGATCTGGCGGCGTCGGCAGTAAAAAATTTAAACCCGCACTGCGTGTCATGATAGGGCAGATGGTCTATCCAGAGTGTGCACAGATAAAAACACTTGCCCAGCAGCCAGCGGTAAAACGGCTGGCGGCGGGTTATGTTAGATTCGGGCAGACTCCGGGAACCTATAACTACATCCGCCCTGCTCTCGGTTAGAATTTGCGTGAAAAGGGGAATCTCTTCCAACGATGTCGAACCGTCAGCATCCATAAAACCGATAATCTCGCCCTTTGCTGCCAGTACGCCGGTGCGTACAGCGAAGCCCTTGCCCTGATTCTTTGCATAACTTATTGTAGATACAATACTTGAATCGATAGAAGTCTTTACCTTCTCCTCGGTGTTGTCGCTGCAGCCGTCGCAAACAACGATCACCTCCGTCAGGTTGACGGCAGGATTTGCAGCGGCAAACTCGAGCAGCTCACTCACCGTTCGGACGATGCGGTCACTTTCGTTGTATGCCGGTATTATGATTGAGAGCTTTGCCTGCATTTTTGATATTATAAAATCA
Proteins encoded:
- a CDS encoding DUF4190 domain-containing protein: MESIELEPKPQKNTLKLSIISMILGVLSLVFFVLFIPFLDFLLAISGLIAGIIALRKIKKSAGIFAGRGFAIAGIVTSSISFLRFILFIVFMFLVAFPSGLKDRDPQSIIEDGRLAQLPESAFGVKAEGWSSMFTGDDYMMFKADPEDIEKFIADSPSLKGIEPELFSPEKQYMPYPEKDDFETDQEFLEHCKHSYYHIGGHLPYRWSFAAVV
- a CDS encoding dolichyl-phosphate beta-glucosyltransferase; the protein is MQAKLSIIIPAYNESDRIVRTVSELLEFAAANPAVNLTEVIVVCDGCSDNTEEKVKTSIDSSIVSTISYAKNQGKGFAVRTGVLAAKGEIIGFMDADGSTSLEEIPLFTQILTESRADVVIGSRSLPESNITRRQPFYRWLLGKCFYLCTLWIDHLPYHDTQCGFKFFTADAARSLFEPLISKGFEFDIEILVRAAHLGLKIQEKPVTWHNDPRSSVSVIRDGFKTLISLWKFRRI
- the accD gene encoding acetyl-CoA carboxylase, carboxyltransferase subunit beta; amino-acid sequence: MAKKAKMTWSGFSLQPRKEMPQGVWIQCPQCKETLFRKKVKENREVCLHCAYHFRIDAKTRISQLADEGSFEEFDAMLTTSDPLNFHFRGTTYAERAAQDREKTGSIEAIRTGRAFIRGRRVILAVMDPSYLMGSMGEVVGEKFCRAVDAAMEKNLPFICVSCSGGARMHEGVISVQQMAKTSAALARLDEAKGLFISVLSDPTTGGVSASFAMLGDVIIAEPKALIGFAGPRVIKQTINVDLPEGFQTSEFLLEHGFVDMIVDRRELRGEIARLIDYFGKGY